In Electrophorus electricus isolate fEleEle1 chromosome 6, fEleEle1.pri, whole genome shotgun sequence, a single genomic region encodes these proteins:
- the map4k6 gene encoding mitogen-activated protein kinase kinase kinase kinase 6 isoform X5 gives MDAIGVLHTNPLDDYELIHRIGSGTYGDVFKARDIRTSVIAAIKVVKLDPGDDILSIQQEITMMRGCTHKNIVAYFGSYLRNNKLWICMEFCGGGSLQDIYHVTGPLKERQIAYVCRETLQGLHHLHNTGKMHRDIKGANILLTERGDVKLADFGVAAEINASVAKRNSFIGTPYWMAPEVAAVERKGGYNQLCDIWAVGITAIELAELQPPMFDLHPMRALMLMSKSSFQPPKLKEKTKWSTEFHNFIKMALTKSSRKRPTAEKLLQHAFVTQLLTRNLVIELLDTANNPDLQHSQTMDDCDLETCSAFPDKITSLGKHLPVHRTLSEEQFDNVKFGPPMRKETDPCPDSMGSYDDWSAIGEEKSSPSLLECVEEALLERSLTMKRVPSAEHSSNEEDKYSTVKRAVTPSQPANQDKKASTPDSSPLIGSTPHTDTKPTCLNEAALLVASTLHDLPILTNSALFTDSSFFNYSTSRSSFCMTPTDDLIHQGSVAIEPGGSRGHSPNRQPLSPEWSTLRRKTEDSRGVHGLPPTPQVHMGACFSKVFNGCPLKIHCAVTWVLPKTRDQHLILGAEEGIYTLNLNELHEDTIEKLLPQRCSWLYVMNNVLMSVSASAGKSSQLTSHSLPALFEHRANLQRCQGPLSINAHRLSTRINARKYGMSVKIPDTKGCRRCGVVRNPYTDSVFLCAAVPSGLVLLMWYEPLQKFMQLKHVPLSLPESLPIFELLVQELEELPQVCVGVHRDRRSSDEATEQLHFNIIHLDDTPHVQPDGEFLDVKQVTQLDRDTVLIALSNTVKAVNLHGVPSKSMVPELTFDFSIDTMGVFLKKS, from the exons ATGGATGCCATCGGTGTATTGCACACGAATCCGCTGGATGATTACGAATTGATACATCGTATCGGGAGCGGTACCTACGGGGATGTTTTTAAG GCACGTGACATCAGGACATCGGTCATTGCAGCCATCAAAGTGGTCAAACTGGATCCTG GGGATGACATTTTGAGCATCCAGCAGGAGATCACCATGATGAGGGGgtgcactcacaaaaacatcGTGGCCTATTTCGGCAGCTACCTCAG AAACAACAAGCTGTGGATCTGCATGGAGTTCTGTGGCGGAGGTTCACTGCAAGACATCTACCATG TTACTGGCCCCCTGAAAGAGAGGCAGATAGCCTATGTGTGCAGGGAGACACTTCAG GGACTACATCATCTGCATAATACGGGGAAAATGCACAGGGATATAAAA GGGGCGAACATTCTTCTGACGGAGCGAGGGGATGTCAAACTAG CTGATTTCGGCGTGGCGGCAGAGATAAACGCGTCGGTTGCCAAGAGGAACTCTTTCATTGGCACCCCGTACTG GATGGCCCCGGAGGTGGCAGCTGTGGAGAGGAAAGGTGGTTATAACCAGCTGTGTGACATCTGGGCTGTGGGCATCACAGCCATAGAGCTAGCAGAGCTGCAGCCACCAATGTTTGATCTGCACCCAATGAG GGCCCTGATGCTTATGTCTAAAAGCAGCTTCCAGCCACCCAAGCTTAAGGAGAAGACCAAATG GTCCACAGAATTCCACAATTTCATCAAGATGGCACTCACTAAGAGTTCGCGGAAGAGGCCGACGGCTGAGAAACTGCTCCAG CATGCTTTTGTTACCCAGCTGTTGACTCGCAACCTGGTCATCGAATTGCTAGACACTGCCAACAACCCAGACCTACAGCACTCGCAGACTATGGACGACTGTGATCTTGAG ACGTGCAGTGCTTTTCCTGATAAGATTACATCTTTAGGGAAACACCTGCCTGTCCACAGAACCCTTTCTGAGGAGCAGT TTGATAACGTGAAGTTTGGACCACCCATGCGGAAAGAGACGGACCCGTGTCCTGATTCGATG gGATCATATGATGACTGGAGCGCTATTGGAGAAGAGAAGAGCTCACC AAGTCTACTGGAGTGTGTAGAGGAAGCATTGCTCGAGAG GAGCTTAACAATGAAGAGAGTACCCTCAGCTGAG CACTCATCAAATGAAGAAGACAAATATAGCACAGTAAAGAGGGCGGTGACACCATcacagccagccaatcaggatAAAAAAGCTTCCACTCCAGATTCCTCCCCTCTCATTGGCtctaccccacacacagacactaaaccCACCTGCCTTAACGAAGCGGCATTGCTGGTTGCCTCAACACTCCATGATCTCCCCATCCTCACAAACTCCGCTCTCTTCACTGACTCTTCCTTCTTTAACTATTCTACCAGCCGGAGCTCCTTCTGTATGACTCCAACTGATG ATTTGATACATCAAGGCTCTGTTGCCATTGAGCCAGGAGGAAGCAGGGGTCACTCTCCAAACCGACAGCCTCTCTCACCTGAATGGAGCACACTCAGAAGAAAAACCGAAGACTCT agaGGTGTTCATGGACTGCCACCTACACCTCAAGTACAC ATGGGGGCGTGTTTCTCCAAGGTCTTTAATGGGTGTCCCTTGAAGATTCATTGTGCTGTTACATGGGTACTACCCAAGACTAGAG ACCAGCACCTGATCCTGGGTGCCGAGGAGGGCATCTACACTCTCAACCTCAATGAACTCCACGAAGACACTATAGAGAAG TTGCTCCCACAGAGGTGCAGCTGGTTGTATGTCATGAACAACGTACTGATGTCTGTCTCAG CCTCCGCAGGGAAGTCTTCCCAGCTGACCTCGCATAGCCTTCCCGCACTGTTTGAGCACCGTGCTAACCTGCAACGTTGCCAGGGTCCCCTGTCAATCAACGCACACCGCCTGAGCACCCGAATCAACGCAAG GAAGTACGGCATGTCTGTGAAGATCCCGGACACCAAGGGATGTAGACGGTGTGGCGTAG TAAGGAACCCCTATACGgacagtgtgtttctgtgcgcAGCTGTGCCAAGTGGCCTGGTGCTTTTAATGTGGTATGAGCCACTACAGAAGTTCATGCAGCTCAAG cACGTGCCTCTAAGCCTGCCTGAATCTCTGCCCATCTTTGAGCTGTTGGTGCAGGAGTTGGAGGAGCTTCCACAGGTCTGTGTGGGAGTGCACCGTGACCGTCGTAGCTCAGATGAGGCCACCGAACAGCTGCACTTCAACATCATCCATCTCGATGACACACCCCACGTACAGCCAG ATGGTGAATTCCTGGATGTGAAACAAGTCACTCAGCTGGATAGAGACACTGTCCTCATAGCTCTGAGTA ACACAGTGAAAGCAGTGAATCTGCATGGGGTCCCCAGCAAAAGTATGGTACCAGAACTAACCTTCGACTTCTCCATTGACACAATGG GTGTTTTTCTAAAGAAGTCTTAA